In one Mesorhizobium australicum genomic region, the following are encoded:
- a CDS encoding amino acid ABC transporter ATP-binding protein → MSHVPAVEFRRVSKRYGSYEVLKNIDLSVGAGERVVICGPSGSGKSTLIRCINQLETHHAGEILVHGQRVDGGPSDIRRVRQMVGMVFQQFNLYPHLTALENCTIAPVLVRRLPTKEAQEIAMRHLDRVRIADQAGKYPHQLSGGQQQRVAIARALCMESKVMLFDEPTSALDPEMIAEVLDVMVRLAESGLTMICVTHEMGFARQVADRIAFMDRGQIVEVASPATFFTDQSNERTRAFLSQILH, encoded by the coding sequence ATGAGCCACGTGCCGGCTGTGGAATTTCGACGGGTATCAAAGCGATATGGCTCGTACGAAGTTCTCAAGAACATCGACCTCTCCGTCGGGGCCGGCGAGCGGGTCGTCATATGTGGTCCGTCAGGATCTGGAAAGTCGACGCTGATCCGATGCATCAACCAGCTCGAGACGCACCACGCCGGGGAAATCCTTGTTCACGGCCAGAGGGTCGATGGAGGCCCATCGGATATCAGGCGGGTGCGTCAAATGGTTGGAATGGTATTCCAGCAGTTCAACCTCTACCCGCATCTGACGGCGCTCGAAAACTGCACGATCGCTCCGGTCCTGGTTCGTCGCCTCCCGACGAAGGAGGCGCAGGAGATCGCCATGCGACATCTCGATCGCGTAAGGATCGCCGATCAGGCGGGGAAATATCCGCATCAGCTCTCCGGCGGGCAACAGCAGCGCGTCGCGATAGCGCGCGCCCTTTGCATGGAGAGCAAGGTCATGCTCTTCGACGAACCGACATCCGCCCTCGACCCTGAGATGATCGCCGAAGTCCTCGACGTGATGGTTCGTCTCGCCGAATCGGGCCTGACCATGATCTGCGTCACCCACGAAATGGGGTTTGCGCGTCAGGTTGCAGATCGCATTGCATTCATGGACAGAGGGCAAATCGTCGAGGTTGCGTCCCCTGCGACCTTCTTCACCGATCAGAGCAACGAGCGAACGCGGGCCTTTCTCTCGCAAATTCTGCATTGA
- a CDS encoding AraC family transcriptional regulator: MSEAYGGLAGVPRIDTRNSARYWRDPRIHGLSCLAADFTTHEYAPHSHDALVIAVTETGGSEFRSRGRTEEAKTSVLLAFNPDEPHSGRMGRSDRWRYRSLYLSAPALDILKQELGLERTPYFMENVFTDADLIGDFMRLHRALDLQGDQLEQHELLVGSLGELFRRHGSGKAHLSVRFADRTKVRTLKELMHDRHDQELTLADLSQEVGLTPFQLIALFKRTTGLTPHAFLTQLRLNIAVNALEAGVPIAEAALSAGFYDQSALTRHFKRCFGITPLQWIRAAMIDPNVRAI, translated from the coding sequence TTGTCTGAAGCCTATGGAGGGCTTGCGGGCGTGCCTCGAATAGACACACGCAACAGCGCGCGCTACTGGCGCGATCCTCGGATCCACGGCCTGAGTTGTCTGGCTGCCGATTTTACGACGCACGAATATGCCCCGCACAGCCACGATGCTCTGGTCATCGCGGTCACCGAGACGGGTGGCTCGGAGTTCAGAAGCCGCGGGCGTACTGAGGAAGCGAAGACGTCGGTGCTGCTCGCGTTCAATCCCGACGAACCACACTCCGGGAGAATGGGCCGAAGCGACCGCTGGCGCTATCGCAGCCTCTATCTCTCGGCGCCGGCGCTCGACATTCTCAAGCAGGAGCTCGGACTCGAGCGGACCCCGTATTTCATGGAGAACGTCTTCACCGACGCCGATCTGATCGGCGATTTCATGCGGCTTCACCGCGCCTTGGATTTGCAAGGGGACCAGCTCGAGCAGCATGAGCTGCTGGTTGGCAGCCTCGGCGAACTGTTCCGGCGCCACGGGTCCGGAAAGGCGCATCTGTCGGTTCGGTTCGCTGACCGGACCAAGGTGCGCACCCTCAAGGAACTGATGCATGATCGGCACGATCAGGAGCTCACACTCGCCGATCTGAGCCAGGAAGTTGGGCTGACGCCGTTCCAGTTGATCGCTCTTTTCAAGAGAACCACGGGACTGACGCCGCATGCCTTTCTCACGCAGCTCCGTCTCAACATCGCGGTAAACGCTCTCGAAGCCGGTGTTCCGATCGCGGAGGCCGCGCTGAGTGCAGGCTTCTATGACCAGAGTGCCCTCACCAGGCATTTCAAACGTTGCTTCGGGATAACACCCCTTCAATGGATCAGGGCGGCCATGATCGATCCAAACGTACGCGCAATTTAA
- a CDS encoding amino acid ABC transporter permease: MGEVVWSMRFSEVFSYSHMLISGLIVSIWVCIVSAGIGFALALLCAEARSSSRLMIRAPVVWYVEAIRNTPFIVQLFFIYFGIAALGLRLNPSAAAIAALSLNIGAYFTEIVRGGLENSRKGISEAARAQGMTPLQVYWRILLPPALAKVDRLLVGQFVLVFLGSAVISQIAVEDLTYAGQFIQTRTFRAFESYLVITVMYAAAGIAFATVYALIRPFLFPWERDMRK; this comes from the coding sequence ATGGGCGAAGTGGTCTGGTCGATGCGGTTCTCCGAGGTCTTCTCCTATAGCCACATGCTGATCTCGGGGCTGATCGTCAGCATATGGGTGTGCATCGTCTCGGCCGGAATCGGTTTTGCCCTCGCGCTTCTGTGCGCCGAAGCCAGGTCTTCAAGCCGTCTCATGATCCGCGCGCCCGTTGTCTGGTACGTCGAAGCCATCCGGAATACGCCGTTCATCGTGCAATTGTTCTTCATCTACTTCGGGATTGCGGCACTGGGCCTCAGGCTTAATCCCAGCGCAGCCGCGATCGCCGCCTTGTCGCTCAATATTGGAGCCTATTTCACGGAGATCGTCCGCGGCGGGCTCGAGAACTCGAGAAAGGGAATTTCGGAGGCTGCCCGAGCACAGGGCATGACGCCCCTTCAGGTCTACTGGCGCATCTTGCTGCCTCCCGCCCTTGCCAAAGTCGACCGCCTGCTGGTTGGCCAATTCGTGCTCGTCTTCCTTGGATCGGCTGTGATTTCGCAAATAGCCGTCGAAGATCTGACCTATGCCGGCCAGTTCATCCAGACGCGGACTTTCCGCGCGTTCGAGAGCTATCTGGTCATCACGGTCATGTACGCGGCGGCCGGTATCGCTTTCGCCACGGTCTACGCACTGATCCGCCCATTCCTCTTTCCCTGGGAGAGGGATATGCGCAAATGA
- a CDS encoding DMT family transporter has product MGSNNRATTGRALVMVAVFMMAAGKVAYGTLLTAVPSQIYVLFCFGVMPLLFWPRYGRRVGTMSWRPILMLNLSTALCFLFFFYALKLIEPAVAGAVQFGVGPGLSMLILFLVSGIVPGRARVAVCLGLLAGCSILAASAVQGSGFAVGTSGGWTGLVAILLSATGSVLITFASKALNDRGWPSGAILAHRCYLIVPIAVVLTVLDEKAWLIDWTPRLMLILAAVGLLGTVIPMVFLQMGIERTDPHTVLVMMAAMPIFTFALEGFSPLYVWSPLTAAGLCVIALFIALDVVSTRGHTSAGPNPAKEV; this is encoded by the coding sequence ATGGGCTCGAACAATCGCGCCACGACCGGCCGCGCGCTGGTGATGGTGGCCGTGTTCATGATGGCCGCGGGCAAGGTGGCCTACGGCACCTTGCTGACCGCCGTGCCGTCGCAGATCTATGTCCTGTTCTGCTTCGGCGTCATGCCGCTCCTCTTCTGGCCGCGCTACGGCCGGCGTGTCGGGACCATGTCCTGGCGTCCCATCCTCATGCTCAATCTCAGCACGGCCCTGTGCTTCCTGTTCTTCTTCTACGCGCTGAAGCTGATCGAGCCGGCCGTCGCCGGCGCGGTCCAGTTTGGTGTCGGACCGGGCCTGTCGATGCTGATCCTGTTCCTCGTGTCCGGCATCGTTCCGGGCCGCGCCCGCGTCGCCGTCTGCCTCGGCCTCCTCGCCGGCTGCTCGATCCTGGCGGCGTCGGCCGTGCAGGGCTCCGGCTTCGCGGTCGGAACGTCCGGCGGCTGGACGGGGCTTGTCGCGATCCTCCTGTCGGCGACAGGATCGGTCCTCATCACCTTCGCCTCCAAGGCGCTCAACGACCGCGGCTGGCCGTCGGGCGCGATCCTCGCGCATCGCTGCTACCTCATCGTCCCGATCGCCGTCGTGCTGACCGTGCTCGACGAGAAGGCCTGGCTCATCGACTGGACGCCGCGGCTCATGCTGATCCTTGCCGCGGTCGGCCTTTTGGGAACGGTCATTCCGATGGTGTTCCTGCAGATGGGCATCGAACGGACCGATCCGCACACCGTCCTGGTGATGATGGCCGCCATGCCGATCTTCACCTTCGCGCTGGAGGGTTTTTCACCCCTCTACGTCTGGTCGCCGTTGACCGCCGCCGGCCTGTGCGTGATCGCGTTGTTCATCGCTCTCGATGTAGTCTCCACTCGGGGCCACACATCTGCCGGGCCGAATCCTGCCAAAGAGGTGTAA
- a CDS encoding transporter substrate-binding domain-containing protein: MLKRLSSFFVSVTAALLVMQSSAFSGTLDEILQRGTVRIAVMQDFAPFGALNAKLEPEGYDIDVAKRIAENLGVKLELVVTTGANRIPYLQTDKADIVVAALGANPERAKSIWFSSAYAPFYSGVFASGKVDIKSYADLAGKTVGVTRGNLEDLEISRLAPPDANIMRFEDNATTTSAWLTGQVEVLVSGNTAAAVIAANNPGLDIESKIVIKNSPAFLGVTRGNEDLLRWLNVFILHQRLAGGLDELSEKWFGEPLPATLPSL, encoded by the coding sequence ATGCTGAAGCGACTTTCTTCTTTCTTTGTTTCGGTCACCGCGGCCTTGCTTGTGATGCAGAGCAGCGCGTTTTCCGGGACACTCGACGAAATTCTCCAGCGAGGGACCGTCCGTATCGCGGTCATGCAGGACTTTGCGCCGTTCGGAGCTCTCAATGCCAAACTGGAACCGGAAGGCTATGACATCGACGTCGCCAAACGCATCGCCGAGAACCTGGGCGTGAAGCTCGAACTGGTCGTCACGACAGGGGCAAATCGCATTCCCTATCTTCAAACCGACAAGGCCGACATCGTCGTTGCGGCACTCGGCGCAAATCCGGAACGGGCCAAATCGATCTGGTTCTCAAGCGCCTACGCTCCCTTCTATTCCGGCGTATTTGCCTCCGGTAAGGTCGACATAAAAAGTTACGCCGATCTCGCCGGCAAGACGGTGGGCGTGACGCGAGGCAATCTCGAGGACCTCGAGATTTCGCGGCTTGCTCCCCCCGATGCGAACATCATGCGTTTCGAGGACAATGCCACGACAACGTCGGCATGGCTCACGGGTCAGGTCGAAGTGCTGGTGAGCGGAAACACCGCAGCTGCGGTCATCGCTGCAAACAATCCCGGACTCGATATCGAAAGCAAGATCGTCATCAAGAACTCGCCCGCTTTCCTGGGTGTCACGCGCGGCAACGAGGATCTGCTTCGTTGGCTGAACGTCTTCATCCTCCACCAGCGACTGGCGGGCGGTCTCGACGAGCTTTCCGAAAAGTGGTTTGGCGAGCCGCTGCCGGCAACGTTGCCCTCCCTTTGA
- a CDS encoding amino acid ABC transporter permease, whose protein sequence is MSGSFSNLAIVQTLIGKVPWTLALSLIAFVGGATVASLFTVVSVLGGRYVWGVVSFVTVIIQSTPLLMVIFLCFFGLPLLGIDVSPWFASSLALIAFSGAFLTEIWRSAVRAVPVGQWEASEASGLSRLQALWHIVLPQSVQIAIPPTVGFGVQIVKATALTSIVGFVEVTRAGYVLNNVTFKPFFIFFVVGLIYMAINLPLSVAARKLERRFTPK, encoded by the coding sequence ATGAGCGGTTCGTTCAGCAATCTGGCGATTGTTCAGACACTTATCGGAAAAGTCCCCTGGACATTGGCGCTCTCGTTGATCGCGTTCGTCGGCGGAGCGACCGTCGCGTCCCTGTTCACCGTGGTCTCCGTTCTTGGCGGAAGGTATGTCTGGGGCGTCGTGTCGTTTGTCACGGTGATTATCCAGAGCACTCCGCTGCTTATGGTGATCTTCCTGTGCTTCTTTGGACTGCCGCTTCTCGGCATCGACGTCTCGCCCTGGTTCGCGTCCTCCCTTGCGCTGATCGCCTTTTCCGGGGCTTTCCTGACCGAGATCTGGCGATCGGCAGTGCGCGCAGTGCCGGTCGGTCAATGGGAGGCATCTGAGGCGTCCGGTCTCTCGCGGCTGCAGGCGCTATGGCACATCGTGCTTCCGCAATCTGTCCAGATCGCGATACCGCCGACGGTCGGCTTTGGCGTTCAGATTGTCAAAGCCACTGCACTGACATCGATCGTCGGCTTCGTCGAAGTGACGCGTGCCGGTTACGTGCTGAACAACGTCACCTTCAAGCCGTTCTTCATCTTCTTTGTCGTCGGCCTGATCTACATGGCCATCAACCTGCCGCTTTCCGTGGCGGCCAGAAAGCTGGAGCGGCGTTTCACGCCGAAATGA